ACGGACGGCGGCCACTACGAGAACCTCGGCTTGGTCGAACTGCTCCGGCACGGCGTCACCACCGCCGTGTGCGTGGACGCCAGCGGGGGCTCCGGGGCCTTCGCCCCCGCTCTGGGCGAGGCCATCGCCCTGGCTCGGGAGGAACTTGGCGTCGAGATCAGGATCGCGCGCGAGGACTGGCAGAAACTCGTTCCCGGCAGCGCGCCTCCCCTCACATCGCAGCAGACCCAGCCGTCCCCACCGGGCCTCCCGGCACCGCCGAACCCCCTGGCCGCCCTCGACCTCCGGCTCTCGGCCGACACGGTGGTCGAGGGCGAGATCGTCTACCCGCGCGCACTGGTGGACGAACGCGGCCGAGCGCTGGGGACGCGGGGACGGCTGATCGTCGCCCGAGCCACGCTGACCGCCGATATGCCCTACGCACTCCTCGCATACGCCCAGGCCAACCAGGAATTTCCCCACGACGGCACCAGCGACCAGTGGTTCGACAGCCGGCGCTTCGATGCCTACCAAGCACTCGGCCACTGGATCGGCGAGCGGGTCGCGGCACTGCTCCCGGTGGAGAGCAGCGCACCCCGGAGCCGGCTGCGGTGGTGCTGCAAGTCCGGGCGCCGAGCAGCAGGACCCGATGCATGATGAGGGATGGGCGGAACAGTGTCCCGTTGCGGACGGGCAGGGAGCTGAGCGGACGCTGCCGAGGTCGGCCAAGTCTATGGGGATGATCTCGCAGTTCTTCGCCTCCTGGAGAGCGGCACGGGCGATCTGGGGGCGGCGGGCGGGAACGATGACCCGGGCCCCGGCGGCCGTCAGAGCCCGGGTGGTCTCCAGGCCGAGCCCGGAGTAGCCCCCGGTCACCACAGCGGTCATGCCGGAAAGGTCGCAGTCGGCCACAATGTCCTTGGCGGGGGTGGCGGCGGAGAAGGGTGAGCCGAGTGGCTACCTTGATCTGCCCGTTGGCGAAGTACAGTCCGGCGGGACGGCGAGGATGCTGGGCGTCGTCCCCCTGCTGACCTTCGTGTCTTGAACGCGCAGGAGACCTGCACCCAGCGCATCCGCCCGCCGGGCTGAGCTGGTACTTCTATGTCCGGGATGCAGCGCATGACGCCAGCTCGGATTTCCGGCCCTGGGTACAACTCTTTCACTCAAACAGGCGCCCTGTAAGAGAGACCAGCACTGCTGAGGGATTAACCGCGCATGGCCACAGGCCCGAGTCCTGGCCGCGCCAGGTGGGGCGAACAGGGCGGAGCGAACCAGGAGAGCGTCCGTGGGCTGGGAGCCGGGGTAACCGTAGGCTGGCAGTGGGCGGCTGCCCCGGGGCGGCTGCGGGCGGGTAGCGGCGCGAAGTGGGGGACGGGTAACGAAGGAGGTGATGCACTATGCCGGTCTGGATCAATGGGCGGTGGGCGGCGGTTGCCGCCGCCGCGATCGTGGCAGGGGTCTCCCCCGCAGCAGCGGTGTCCGCACACGCCGCCGCACCGCCGGGGACGACGCCCGATTGCAGGGTCGTCAAGTGTGTGGCACTGACCTTCGACGACGGCCCCACCTTGTACACCGCGCAACTCCTCGGCGATCTGGAGGCGCGGCACGCGGTGGCGACCTTCTTCCTCATCGGGCCCCACGCGCTGGCCTACCGGCAGGACGTGCTGCGGGAGGTGCGCGACGGGGACGCGATAGGTGATCACACCGTCCACCACCCGAACCTCACCACGCTCTCGCCGGCGCGGGTCAGTTACGAGATGAACACTGCCGCCCGGCAGATCGCGTCCGTCACCGGCCGGCGCCCGGCCATGCTCCGCCCGCCGTTCGGGGCGTGGAACGGCCGGGTACGGGCCCTGGCGGGCAAGGCGGGGCTGGCGGTGGTCCTGTGGAACGTCGATCCGCAGGACTGGAAGTACCACAACACTGCGCTGATCGAGCGCAGCGTGCTCAATCACGTCCGGCCGGGTGCGATCGTCGTCATGCACGACTGATACGCGACCACGCCTCCGGCCATCCCGAAGATCATCGCCGTTCTTCAAGCCCGCGGCTACTACCTGGTCACCGTGCCCCAGATGCTCGCGCACACGGGCGGCGTCAAGCCGGGTGTGGTCTACCATGACGGGCCCTGACCAGCCCCTGTGCCAAGGTCAAGGCTTGGCGGACG
The genomic region above belongs to Streptomyces sp. CG1 and contains:
- a CDS encoding polysaccharide deacetylase family protein — its product is MPVWINGRWAAVAAAAIVAGVSPAAAVSAHAAAPPGTTPDCRVVKCVALTFDDGPTLYTAQLLGDLEARHAVATFFLIGPHALAYRQDVLREVRDGDAIGDHTVHHPNLTTLSPARVSYEMNTAARQIASVTGRRPAMLRPPFGAWNGRVRALAGKAGLAVVLWNVDPQDWKYHNTALIERSVLNHVRPGAIVVMHD